A single region of the Lysinibacillus sp. B2A1 genome encodes:
- a CDS encoding protoheme IX farnesyltransferase, with translation MSNGRALSATRNTGPESTSVVKDFLALIKIGIVNSNLVTTFTGMWLAFQFTSRHFLQELDVILFTMLGAALIIGGSGAMNNFIDQDIDPIMKRTKARPTVTGRFKPNFVLTIALSFLIVGEILLFAASFAAGMWGLVGIFAYAVLYSMWSKRKHVSNTIVGSISGAIPPVIGFAAVEPALGPGALALFLIMFAWQPPHFYALAMKRTEEYRAANIPMLPVVKGFKRTKYSMLFWILLLLPLPFLLPELGVGFLIIATALNLGWLILAFKGFTAKDDMKWANKMFIYSLNHMTILFVSIIIFALFS, from the coding sequence ATGTCAAACGGTCGTGCATTGTCGGCTACTAGAAATACTGGACCAGAATCAACATCTGTTGTAAAAGATTTCTTAGCACTGATAAAAATTGGAATCGTTAACTCGAATCTTGTCACAACGTTTACAGGGATGTGGCTGGCATTTCAATTTACTAGTAGACATTTCTTGCAAGAGTTAGATGTCATATTGTTCACCATGCTGGGAGCGGCACTCATAATTGGTGGCTCAGGTGCAATGAATAACTTCATTGACCAGGATATAGATCCAATCATGAAAAGAACGAAGGCAAGACCGACAGTAACAGGTAGATTTAAGCCGAATTTTGTATTGACCATTGCCCTCTCATTTTTAATTGTAGGTGAAATTTTGTTATTTGCGGCATCATTTGCGGCCGGCATGTGGGGACTAGTAGGAATATTCGCTTATGCTGTTCTGTATTCAATGTGGTCAAAAAGGAAGCATGTTAGTAACACGATAGTCGGAAGTATTTCGGGGGCGATTCCACCTGTAATTGGTTTTGCAGCTGTTGAACCTGCACTCGGCCCAGGAGCACTTGCTCTCTTTCTGATTATGTTTGCATGGCAACCACCGCATTTTTATGCACTTGCTATGAAACGTACTGAAGAATATCGTGCAGCTAACATACCGATGCTACCTGTCGTAAAGGGATTTAAACGAACGAAATACTCGATGTTATTCTGGATTCTTTTATTATTACCGTTACCTTTCCTTTTACCAGAGCTTGGGGTTGGCTTCTTAATTATTGCAACTGCATTGAACTTGGGCTGGTTAATTCTAGCTTTTAAAGGCTTTACCGCAAAAGATGATATGAAATGGGCAAATAAAATGTTTATCTATTCGTTGAATCATATGACTATACTATTTGTATCCATCATAATTTTTGCGTTGTTTAGCTAA
- a CDS encoding heme A synthase codes for MQHNRYMKWFAVAATVGMLLILLGGALVTKTDSGLGCGRNWPDCNGSLIPKEITPEVLIEFSHRLVTGVVSISILVLTIWTWRKLGHIREVKLLGFLAMFFLIAQALIGAAQVLWGQGDFILALHFGISLISFAAVLLLSMIVFEVDRKFDAVNVFIGKKLRWHTIAVTIYSYLVVYTGALVRHTDSSLICPDWPFCYNETPLAPLNNMYEWVQMGHRLAVLIFFIWIAYITWHAVKEYKNQRVIYYGWVIAFIIVILQVIAGMLVVLTKLNLIVALLHSLFISILFGLLCYMIMLVARSNYNEKNK; via the coding sequence ATGCAACACAACAGGTATATGAAGTGGTTTGCTGTTGCCGCTACAGTTGGAATGCTCCTTATTTTACTTGGTGGAGCACTTGTTACCAAAACAGATAGTGGCTTAGGCTGTGGTCGAAATTGGCCTGATTGCAATGGTTCTCTTATTCCAAAAGAAATTACACCAGAAGTTTTAATTGAATTCTCACATCGTCTTGTAACTGGAGTCGTATCTATTTCAATTCTTGTGTTAACAATTTGGACATGGCGTAAACTCGGTCATATTCGTGAAGTAAAACTATTAGGTTTCCTAGCGATGTTCTTCTTAATCGCGCAAGCTCTCATTGGCGCAGCTCAGGTATTGTGGGGACAAGGTGACTTTATATTAGCCCTCCACTTCGGAATTTCCTTAATTTCTTTTGCTGCTGTTCTTCTTCTCTCTATGATTGTATTTGAAGTGGATCGAAAATTTGATGCAGTTAACGTTTTTATTGGAAAAAAATTACGCTGGCACACGATTGCTGTCACAATTTATTCTTATTTAGTCGTTTATACAGGTGCGCTTGTACGCCATACGGATTCTAGTTTAATATGTCCTGATTGGCCGTTCTGTTACAACGAAACACCTCTAGCACCTCTAAATAATATGTATGAATGGGTGCAGATGGGGCACCGCTTAGCTGTTCTTATCTTTTTCATTTGGATTGCATACATAACTTGGCACGCTGTAAAAGAATATAAAAATCAACGTGTTATTTACTATGGTTGGGTGATTGCTTTTATTATAGTAATCTTACAGGTAATTGCTGGTATGTTAGTAGTCCTAACTAAATTAAATTTAATTGTCGCATTATTACATTCATTATTTATCTCAATTTTATTCGGTCTACTTTGCTACATGATAATGCTAGTGGCACGTAGCAATTATAATGAAAAAAATAAATAA
- the coxB gene encoding cytochrome c oxidase subunit II, which produces MMKGLKKWRLFSLLAVMMVFLSGCGEDYISALKPSGQVGKEQFNLLLLATGIMTLVIVVVSVIYLLAFLKFRRSKVGENVIPKQVEGSHTLEVIWTVIPIILLLILSVPVVTATYKFADVAAMDEVDEEGNKTALTVNVTAKLYWWEFEYPNQGIVTSQELVVPTGQKVYFNLKAADVKHSFWIPAVGGKMDTNVENLNKFYLEFDKESKDLKDGVFYGKCAELCGPSHALMDFKVKALSPEAFDAWVTAMKATEGKVADKASTDLGEATFANSCLGCHAISGTGVSGAPGPNLTTFGDRNRVAGFLNHDEESLKAWIKDPEQFKPGNLMTGKYGQLTDEEIDALATYIMSLSVEK; this is translated from the coding sequence ATGATGAAAGGGCTTAAAAAGTGGCGTCTTTTTTCACTTCTAGCAGTGATGATGGTTTTCCTTTCAGGTTGTGGTGAAGATTATATTTCTGCACTAAAACCATCTGGTCAAGTAGGTAAAGAACAATTCAACCTATTATTGTTGGCTACTGGAATTATGACGTTAGTTATAGTTGTAGTATCTGTTATCTATTTACTTGCATTCTTAAAATTCCGCCGTTCAAAAGTAGGCGAAAATGTTATTCCTAAGCAAGTAGAAGGTAGTCACACACTTGAAGTAATTTGGACAGTTATTCCTATTATTTTATTATTAATCTTATCTGTACCGGTTGTTACAGCTACTTATAAATTTGCAGATGTTGCTGCAATGGACGAAGTAGATGAAGAAGGTAACAAAACAGCCCTAACAGTAAATGTAACTGCAAAATTATATTGGTGGGAGTTCGAATATCCTAACCAAGGTATTGTAACTTCACAAGAATTAGTTGTACCAACAGGTCAAAAAGTTTACTTTAATTTAAAAGCTGCTGATGTAAAGCACTCATTCTGGATTCCTGCTGTGGGCGGTAAAATGGATACGAACGTAGAAAACTTAAATAAATTCTACTTAGAATTCGATAAAGAATCGAAAGACCTTAAAGATGGCGTTTTCTATGGTAAATGTGCTGAGTTATGTGGTCCTTCACACGCATTAATGGACTTCAAAGTTAAAGCTTTAAGCCCAGAAGCATTTGATGCATGGGTAACTGCAATGAAAGCAACAGAAGGTAAAGTTGCTGACAAAGCTTCAACAGATCTTGGAGAAGCAACATTTGCTAACAGCTGTTTAGGCTGTCACGCAATTTCTGGTACAGGCGTTAGTGGTGCACCAGGTCCTAACTTAACGACATTTGGTGACCGTAACCGTGTTGCTGGTTTCTTAAATCATGATGAAGAGAGCCTAAAAGCTTGGATTAAGGATCCTGAACAGTTTAAACCAGGTAACTTAATGACAGGAAAATATGGTCAACTTACTGATGAAGAAATTGATGCTCTTGCAACATACATCATGAGCTTATCTGTTGAAAAATAA
- the pyc gene encoding pyruvate carboxylase, translating into MESINKILVANRGEIAIRIFRACTELNIQTVAIYSREDSGAFHRFKADEAYLVGAGKKPIDAYLDIEGIIAIAKDAGVDAIHPGYGFLSENVEFARRCEQEGIVFIGPTSEHLDMFGDKVKARSQAIAAGIPVIPGTDGPVADLDEVEAFASTYGYPVMIKAALGGGGRGMRLVHTSEELASSYERAKSEAKAAFGSDEVYVEKAIIKPKHIEVQIIGDQQGNIVHLYERDCSIQRRHQKVVEIAPSNSISENLRNRICEAAVQLMKNVSYINAGTVEFLVAGEDFYFIEVNPRIQVEHTITEMITGIDIVHTQIKVAAGYALHSEEIHLPKQEEMPMIGYAIQARVTTEDPANDFMPDTGKLMVYRSSGGFGVRLDAGNGFQGAVVTPYYDSLLVKISTSGMSFKEAAAKMDRNLKEFRIRGVKTNIPFLNNVVTHEKFLTGAFDTSFIDTTPELFHFPVRKDRGTKLLSYIGNVTLNGFPGVEKKAKPIFVQPGMPKVDSFIVPPAGTKQILDTQGAEGLVKWIQAQEDVLLTDTTFRDAHQSLLATRVRSQDMFQIADATARLMHNFFSLEMWGGATFDVAYRFLKEDPWERLAKLREQVPNVLFQMLLRGANAVGYTNYPDNLIREFIAESAASGIDVFRIFDSLNWIKGMETAIDAARQSGKIAEAAICYTGDILDDTRAKYSVQYYKDMAKELEATGAHILAIKDMAGLLKPEAAYRLISELKETTSLPVHLHTHDTSGNGIYLYAKAIEAGVDIIDTALGSMAGLTSQPSANSLYYAMKGGSRAVRADIDALEELSYYWEDVRHYYKDFESGMMSPHSEIYVHEMPGGQYSNLQQQAKAVGLGDRWEEVKRMYSRVNLLFGDIVKVTPSSKVVGDMALFMVQNELDEQTVLTRGQTIDFPDSVIEFFQGYLGQPHGGFPEALQKVVLKDREAITVRPGELLEPVHFEQLKAVLEDKLNRPVTKKDVLAYALYPKVFEEYAKTVDSFGNISVLDTPTFLYGLKLGEEIEVEIEKGKTLIIKLVSIGEPQHDGTRVIYFELNGQSRELVIQDMTVEVDGSIALKADPSNPNQIGATMPGTVLKVVVSKGSQVKRGDHLLITEAMKMETTVQAPKDGIVKEVYASAGDAISTGDLLIEIE; encoded by the coding sequence ATGGAGTCAATCAACAAAATTCTCGTAGCCAATCGAGGAGAAATTGCGATTCGTATTTTCCGCGCCTGCACGGAGCTTAATATCCAAACAGTAGCCATTTATTCACGAGAGGATAGTGGCGCCTTCCATCGCTTTAAAGCAGATGAGGCCTATCTAGTAGGGGCGGGTAAAAAGCCGATTGATGCTTATTTAGATATTGAGGGCATTATAGCGATTGCGAAAGATGCGGGCGTAGATGCCATTCATCCAGGGTATGGTTTTTTATCAGAAAACGTAGAATTTGCACGTCGTTGTGAGCAGGAGGGCATTGTGTTTATTGGACCTACTTCTGAACATTTAGATATGTTTGGAGATAAGGTTAAAGCACGTTCGCAAGCCATTGCTGCCGGGATTCCTGTTATTCCTGGGACAGATGGCCCTGTCGCCGATTTAGATGAGGTAGAGGCATTTGCCAGCACTTATGGCTATCCAGTTATGATTAAGGCAGCACTTGGTGGTGGTGGTCGCGGGATGCGTCTTGTGCATACATCAGAAGAGCTTGCTTCTTCTTATGAACGAGCAAAATCGGAGGCAAAGGCTGCTTTTGGCTCGGATGAGGTGTATGTAGAGAAGGCAATCATCAAGCCAAAGCATATTGAGGTTCAAATTATTGGCGATCAACAGGGCAATATCGTGCATCTCTATGAGCGTGATTGTTCGATTCAGCGTCGTCATCAAAAGGTCGTTGAAATCGCGCCATCGAATTCAATTTCAGAAAATTTAAGAAATCGAATTTGTGAGGCGGCTGTGCAGCTAATGAAAAATGTCTCGTACATAAATGCTGGGACAGTGGAATTTTTAGTAGCGGGTGAAGATTTTTATTTCATCGAGGTCAACCCTCGTATTCAAGTGGAGCATACCATTACAGAAATGATTACGGGTATCGATATTGTGCACACGCAAATTAAGGTGGCGGCAGGCTATGCGCTGCACAGTGAAGAAATTCATCTGCCTAAGCAGGAAGAGATGCCAATGATTGGCTATGCTATTCAGGCGCGTGTGACAACAGAAGACCCTGCCAATGATTTTATGCCCGATACAGGGAAGCTAATGGTGTATCGTTCGAGTGGTGGCTTTGGGGTCCGACTAGATGCAGGGAATGGTTTCCAGGGCGCTGTTGTGACACCATACTATGATTCCCTACTGGTGAAAATTTCAACATCAGGAATGTCGTTTAAAGAAGCTGCTGCGAAAATGGACCGTAACTTAAAAGAATTCCGTATTCGCGGGGTCAAAACAAATATTCCGTTTTTAAATAATGTGGTGACGCATGAGAAGTTTTTAACAGGTGCCTTCGATACAAGCTTTATCGATACTACACCTGAGCTATTTCATTTCCCTGTGCGCAAGGACCGTGGGACAAAGCTGTTAAGCTATATTGGCAATGTGACATTAAATGGCTTCCCAGGGGTAGAAAAGAAGGCCAAGCCAATTTTTGTACAGCCAGGCATGCCGAAGGTGGATTCATTCATTGTGCCACCAGCAGGAACAAAGCAAATTTTAGATACCCAAGGAGCAGAGGGGCTTGTGAAATGGATTCAGGCGCAGGAAGATGTACTGCTTACCGATACAACGTTCCGAGATGCACACCAATCCTTACTGGCAACACGTGTACGTTCACAGGATATGTTCCAAATTGCTGACGCCACAGCGCGTCTGATGCATAATTTCTTCTCGCTCGAAATGTGGGGAGGGGCGACGTTTGATGTGGCCTATCGTTTCTTAAAAGAAGACCCATGGGAGCGCCTTGCGAAGCTGCGTGAACAGGTACCAAATGTGCTATTCCAGATGTTACTGCGTGGGGCCAATGCGGTAGGCTATACCAACTACCCCGATAATTTAATCCGCGAATTTATCGCAGAATCAGCGGCATCAGGAATTGATGTGTTCCGTATTTTCGATAGCTTAAACTGGATAAAAGGGATGGAAACAGCCATTGATGCGGCACGTCAATCTGGGAAAATTGCCGAGGCAGCCATCTGTTACACAGGCGATATTTTGGATGACACGCGTGCGAAATATTCGGTGCAATACTATAAGGACATGGCGAAGGAGCTAGAAGCAACAGGTGCTCATATTTTAGCCATTAAAGATATGGCTGGTTTATTAAAACCAGAAGCAGCGTATCGTTTAATTTCCGAGTTAAAAGAGACGACAAGTTTGCCAGTCCACTTGCATACACACGACACAAGTGGAAACGGTATTTATCTGTATGCCAAAGCCATTGAAGCAGGCGTAGATATTATCGATACAGCCCTCGGTTCGATGGCGGGCTTAACGTCACAGCCAAGTGCGAACTCCCTGTATTATGCGATGAAGGGCGGTTCCCGTGCAGTCCGTGCCGATATTGACGCATTAGAAGAGCTATCCTACTATTGGGAGGATGTACGTCACTATTATAAGGATTTTGAAAGTGGCATGATGAGCCCGCATTCTGAAATTTATGTGCATGAAATGCCAGGCGGTCAGTACAGTAATCTACAGCAGCAGGCAAAAGCAGTTGGCCTTGGCGATAGATGGGAGGAAGTGAAGCGCATGTATTCTCGCGTGAACCTTCTATTTGGTGATATTGTTAAAGTTACTCCATCCTCAAAAGTAGTCGGGGATATGGCATTATTTATGGTGCAAAATGAATTAGACGAACAGACAGTCTTAACAAGAGGGCAAACGATCGACTTCCCAGACTCTGTCATTGAGTTCTTCCAAGGATATTTAGGACAACCACACGGCGGCTTCCCTGAGGCACTGCAAAAGGTTGTGTTAAAGGACCGTGAAGCGATCACAGTACGTCCGGGTGAACTACTAGAGCCTGTCCATTTCGAGCAGTTGAAAGCAGTGTTGGAGGACAAATTAAATCGTCCAGTCACGAAGAAAGATGTACTCGCTTATGCACTCTATCCAAAAGTATTTGAAGAATACGCCAAAACAGTGGACTCCTTTGGCAATATTTCGGTATTGGATACACCGACCTTCCTCTATGGATTAAAGCTTGGGGAAGAAATCGAGGTCGAAATCGAAAAAGGTAAAACGCTGATTATAAAACTAGTCTCTATCGGTGAGCCACAGCACGATGGAACACGCGTCATTTACTTTGAGCTAAACGGTCAATCTCGTGAACTTGTGATTCAAGATATGACGGTTGAGGTGGATGGCAGTATAGCGTTAAAGGCAGATCCAAGCAATCCTAATCAAATCGGTGCCACAATGCCAGGAACAGTGTTAAAGGTAGTGGTATCGAAGGGCAGTCAAGTGAAACGAGGAGACCACCTGCTAATTACGGAGGCCATGAAAATGGAAACAACCGTCCAAGCACCAAAAGATGGGATTGTGAAAGAGGTCTATGCAAGTGCAGGCGATGCGATTTCAACAGGTGATTTGTTAATTGAAATTGAATAA